From the genome of Novosphingobium sp. TH158, one region includes:
- a CDS encoding 7-carboxy-7-deazaguanine synthase QueE: protein MALVLATTTPGEPEIFASVQGEGASAGRACAFVRLSRCNLACEWCDTAYTWRFSGDNRPHRDGMDFERSANQLTLDEADVAARIAALGRLRLVVTGGEPLLQAPALARLLPLLPGIHVEVETNGTVAPPPALDGLVHQWNVSPKLSHSGNPRDPALRPEALRAFAADPRATFKFVIAEEADIAEVRALADAHGIPGQRIWLMPEGRDSETIRARGRWLADYCSKHELNFSDRLHIHLFGDTRGT from the coding sequence ATGGCGCTCGTCCTCGCCACGACGACCCCCGGCGAGCCCGAGATCTTTGCCTCGGTACAGGGCGAAGGCGCGAGTGCGGGGCGCGCCTGCGCCTTCGTGCGCCTGTCGCGCTGCAACCTTGCCTGCGAATGGTGCGACACGGCCTATACCTGGCGCTTTAGCGGCGATAACCGCCCGCACCGCGATGGCATGGACTTCGAGCGGTCCGCCAACCAGCTCACGCTCGACGAGGCAGACGTCGCCGCGCGCATCGCCGCGCTCGGGCGGCTGCGGCTGGTGGTTACCGGCGGCGAACCCCTGCTCCAGGCCCCTGCCCTTGCCCGCCTGCTGCCGCTGCTGCCGGGTATCCATGTCGAGGTTGAGACCAACGGCACCGTCGCCCCGCCCCCGGCGCTCGACGGGCTGGTGCACCAGTGGAATGTCAGTCCCAAGCTTTCCCACAGCGGCAATCCGCGCGACCCTGCCCTGCGGCCCGAGGCGCTGCGCGCCTTTGCCGCCGATCCGCGCGCGACGTTCAAGTTCGTCATCGCCGAGGAAGCCGACATCGCAGAGGTCCGCGCGCTTGCCGATGCCCATGGCATCCCCGGCCAGCGCATCTGGCTCATGCCCGAAGGCCGCGACAGCGAGACGATCCGCGCGCGCGGGCGATGGCTTGCCGATTACTGTTCAAAACATGAACTGAATTTCTCCGACCGCTTGCACATCCACCTGTTCGGCGACACCAGAGGGACATGA
- a CDS encoding MATE family efflux transporter: MSEAVPPEAASETPARLEHMPGDLTEGPVTRTLLMFALPTLGSNVLQSLNGSISAVYVGKFLGENAFAATGIATMVMFLIFSGTFGLSMAATIMIGQAMGRRDFDEVRRVNGATTGAFIVISLAIALLGGLLAPPLLHLLSTPAEAFDYAVEFLHVVFIGIPLVFVSMLLQSALRGVGDAVTPLWTTVLNLVFSVLLNPLFILGWGPIPAMGLAGAAWAGVVTNGLCLIFLVLRTYMLDSPLCLRGSQWRLLRPDWGRLKPVLAMGVPMSLSMVIMSISSVIMMGLINREGVDTVAGYNAANQLWNYIQMPAFAVSSAVSAMAAQNIGAGRWDRISAIARTGLLVNLAMTGLLVLASLPTDHFLLSLFLPATSPALDIGEHINLMIGWTFIPMTVSMVLTSIVRANGAVVAPFVILFVSVILVRLTLGFGLYDWLGAEAIWFAFMASSSSSALMAAAYYLKGGWRKPRAMAGRRAALG; this comes from the coding sequence ATGAGCGAGGCCGTCCCACCCGAAGCTGCTAGCGAAACCCCTGCGCGCCTTGAGCACATGCCCGGCGACCTGACTGAAGGCCCGGTTACCCGCACCCTGCTGATGTTCGCCCTACCGACGCTGGGATCGAACGTGCTGCAATCGCTCAACGGCTCGATCAGCGCGGTCTATGTCGGCAAGTTCCTGGGCGAGAACGCCTTTGCCGCCACCGGCATCGCCACCATGGTCATGTTCCTGATCTTCTCAGGCACGTTCGGGCTCTCGATGGCGGCCACGATCATGATCGGTCAGGCCATGGGCCGGCGCGATTTCGACGAGGTGCGCCGCGTCAACGGCGCCACCACGGGGGCCTTCATCGTCATCAGCCTGGCGATCGCGCTGCTCGGCGGCCTGCTTGCCCCGCCGCTGCTGCACCTGCTTTCTACCCCGGCAGAGGCCTTCGACTACGCGGTGGAGTTCCTCCATGTGGTGTTCATCGGCATTCCGCTGGTCTTCGTCTCGATGCTGCTGCAATCGGCGCTGCGCGGGGTCGGCGATGCGGTGACCCCGCTGTGGACGACCGTGCTGAACCTGGTGTTCTCGGTACTGCTCAACCCGCTGTTCATCCTCGGCTGGGGACCGATACCGGCGATGGGCCTGGCCGGCGCGGCATGGGCCGGGGTGGTCACCAACGGGCTGTGCCTGATCTTCCTTGTGCTGCGCACCTACATGCTCGATTCCCCGCTGTGCCTGCGCGGTTCGCAGTGGCGGCTGCTGCGCCCCGACTGGGGCCGCCTGAAGCCGGTGCTGGCAATGGGCGTGCCGATGAGCCTGTCGATGGTCATCATGTCGATCTCGTCGGTGATCATGATGGGCCTGATCAACCGCGAAGGCGTGGATACGGTGGCCGGATACAATGCCGCCAACCAGCTGTGGAACTACATCCAGATGCCAGCCTTCGCGGTGAGCAGCGCGGTGAGCGCCATGGCTGCGCAGAACATCGGCGCCGGCCGGTGGGACCGGATCAGCGCCATCGCCCGCACCGGCCTGCTGGTGAACCTTGCGATGACCGGCCTGCTCGTGCTCGCCAGCCTGCCGACCGACCATTTCCTGCTTTCGCTGTTCCTGCCTGCCACCAGCCCGGCGCTGGACATCGGCGAGCACATCAACCTGATGATCGGCTGGACCTTCATTCCGATGACGGTCTCGATGGTGCTTACCTCGATCGTGCGGGCCAACGGCGCGGTTGTCGCCCCGTTCGTCATCCTCTTCGTCTCGGTGATCCTGGTGCGACTGACGCTGGGCTTCGGCCTGTACGACTGGCTGGGGGCAGAGGCGATCTGGTTCGCCTTCATGGCCAGCAGCTCGTCATCCGCGCTGATGGCGGCGGCCTATTACCTGAAAGGCGGCTGGCGCAAGCCACGGGCCATGGCAGGTCGCCGGGCCGCGCTGGGCTGA
- a CDS encoding ATP-binding protein has product MSDMSSRGFETASPASPHDLAGHAAHPQIDNALEPIGIIQEIAGSSSAIALDLQRLHECSQDLDPSIALAGQVGSQIKIRVGRGWLLASVRTQKQDSRTPGGIQAQIDFLGEGDEEKLTGRIHGFRRGVTCYPIPGALVYPATTNDLRQIYASDGRSTIQVGAVFPTRDIRAGIYIDAFLGKHFALLGSTGTGKSTSAALILHRICEAAPQGHVVMVDPHGEYAAAFRTTGMVFDVSNLAMPYWLMNFEEHCEAMLTSTGEQRQEDADILARCLLQARMKNRLAEQMGRITVDSPIPYVLSDLTTIIQNEAGKLDKATTSAPYMRIKNKIDELRNDPRYQFMFSGMLVTDTMADFIGKIFRLPADGKPISIIDVSGVPSEITSTVVAVLARLVFDHAIWSRDEKQRPVLLVCEEAHRYVPNERNADGSSVGRILSRIAKEGRKYGVALGLITQRPSDLAEGVLSQCGTIISMRLNNDRDQAFVKAAMPEGSRGFLDSIPALRNREAIMCGEGVAIPMRVTFDELEEIKRPASADPSITDLWRVTGGEEAAVQRTVMRWRAQGR; this is encoded by the coding sequence ATGTCGGACATGAGTTCGCGGGGTTTTGAAACGGCCAGTCCGGCCAGTCCGCACGATCTGGCGGGCCATGCCGCCCATCCGCAGATCGACAATGCGCTTGAGCCGATCGGCATCATCCAGGAAATCGCCGGCTCCAGCTCGGCTATCGCGCTCGACCTGCAGCGCCTGCACGAATGCTCGCAGGATCTCGATCCCTCGATCGCGCTGGCCGGGCAGGTTGGCAGCCAGATCAAGATCCGCGTCGGGCGGGGTTGGCTGCTCGCTTCGGTTCGCACGCAAAAGCAGGATTCCCGGACCCCCGGCGGCATCCAGGCGCAGATCGACTTCCTGGGCGAAGGTGACGAGGAAAAGCTGACCGGCCGCATCCACGGCTTCCGTCGCGGTGTTACCTGCTATCCGATCCCCGGCGCGCTGGTCTATCCGGCAACCACGAACGACCTGCGCCAGATCTATGCCAGCGATGGCCGCTCGACCATCCAGGTCGGCGCCGTATTCCCCACGCGCGATATCCGCGCGGGCATCTATATCGACGCCTTCCTTGGCAAGCATTTCGCCCTGCTCGGCTCGACCGGCACCGGCAAGTCGACCAGCGCCGCGCTGATCCTGCACCGCATCTGTGAAGCGGCGCCGCAGGGCCATGTCGTCATGGTCGACCCGCACGGCGAATATGCCGCCGCCTTCCGCACTACCGGCATGGTCTTCGACGTTTCGAACCTCGCCATGCCCTACTGGCTGATGAACTTCGAAGAGCATTGCGAGGCCATGCTCACGTCCACCGGGGAACAGCGCCAGGAAGATGCCGATATCCTTGCCCGCTGCCTGTTGCAGGCGCGGATGAAGAACCGGCTGGCCGAGCAGATGGGGCGCATCACCGTCGATAGCCCGATCCCCTACGTCCTGTCCGACCTGACGACGATCATCCAGAACGAGGCCGGCAAGCTCGACAAGGCGACCACCTCTGCGCCCTACATGCGCATCAAGAACAAGATCGACGAGCTGCGCAACGATCCGCGCTATCAGTTCATGTTCTCAGGCATGCTGGTGACTGACACCATGGCGGACTTCATCGGCAAGATCTTCCGCCTGCCCGCAGACGGCAAGCCGATCTCGATCATCGACGTTTCGGGCGTACCATCGGAAATCACCTCCACCGTGGTCGCCGTGCTGGCGCGACTGGTGTTCGACCATGCCATCTGGAGCCGCGACGAAAAGCAGCGCCCGGTGCTGCTGGTCTGCGAAGAAGCGCACCGCTACGTGCCGAACGAGCGCAATGCCGATGGCTCATCAGTGGGCCGCATCCTCAGCCGTATCGCCAAGGAAGGCCGAAAGTACGGCGTTGCCCTGGGCCTAATCACCCAGCGCCCGTCCGACCTTGCCGAAGGCGTGCTTTCGCAGTGCGGCACGATCATTTCGATGCGCCTGAACAACGATCGCGACCAGGCCTTCGTCAAGGCGGCCATGCCCGAAGGCTCGCGCGGGTTCCTCGATTCCATTCCCGCGCTGCGCAACCGCGAGGCGATCATGTGCGGCGAAGGCGTTGCCATCCCGATGCGCGTGACCTTCGACGAGCTTGAGGAAATCAAGCGCCCGGCCTCGGCCGATCCCTCGATCACCGACCTGTGGCGCGTGACCGGCGGCGAGGAAGCAGCTGTGCAGCGCACCGTCATGCGCTGGCGCGCGCAGGGAAGGTAA
- a CDS encoding TIGR02186 family protein — MKRLFALLSLWLLTGAVDPILVPEVSQHEIQVRQGFTGTELLLYGAILDPSGSRAGRDYDIVVILKGPTESIVVREKQRFAGIWVNGSSSEYRSAPGYYAVASSRPIEKIVDARTAAIYEMGLPSLQLSPIGSIDPAKQRRFADGLVAERAQDGLYQQNDGAVTISEQVLYQARIRLPSMVPTGRYTAETLAISKGRVVASATAHVNVSKRGFEQGIADFAQNYGLLYGVLAVFVAVGMGLAAGRLFSRF; from the coding sequence ATGAAGCGGCTGTTCGCCCTGCTTTCGCTGTGGCTGCTGACCGGCGCGGTGGACCCCATCCTGGTGCCCGAAGTGTCGCAGCACGAAATCCAGGTGCGGCAGGGCTTCACCGGCACCGAACTGCTGCTTTACGGCGCGATCCTCGATCCCAGCGGCAGCCGCGCCGGGCGCGACTACGATATCGTGGTGATCCTCAAGGGCCCGACGGAATCGATCGTCGTGCGCGAAAAGCAGCGCTTCGCCGGCATCTGGGTCAACGGATCGAGCAGCGAATACCGCTCCGCGCCGGGCTATTACGCGGTGGCATCGTCCCGCCCGATCGAAAAGATCGTCGATGCCCGCACCGCCGCGATTTACGAGATGGGGCTGCCATCCTTGCAGCTTTCGCCGATCGGCTCGATCGATCCGGCCAAGCAGCGCCGCTTTGCCGATGGACTGGTTGCCGAGCGCGCGCAGGACGGGCTTTACCAGCAGAACGATGGCGCGGTGACGATCAGCGAACAGGTGCTCTACCAGGCGCGCATCCGCTTGCCATCGATGGTGCCCACCGGGCGCTATACCGCCGAAACGCTGGCCATCAGCAAGGGCCGCGTCGTCGCTTCGGCCACGGCGCATGTCAACGTCTCCAAGCGCGGCTTCGAACAGGGCATCGCCGATTTCGCGCAGAACTACGGCCTGCTCTACGGTGTGCTCGCGGTCTTTGTCGCGGTGGGCATGGGGCTGGCGGCAGGGCGTCTTTTCAGCCGATTTTAG
- a CDS encoding sulfite exporter TauE/SafE family protein, translating to MDVYLPIANLAVNLLVIVGLGVLTGLLSGMFGVGGGFLTTPLLIFYGVPPTVAAASAASQVTGASVSGVIAHSRRGGVDYHMGAVMVVGGIIGTGLGALLFNLFSSLGQIDTLINILYVVLLGGIGTVMARDAWAALKAQRTGIPRPAKKRRHHPLVANLPLRWRFYRSGLYISPLAPLALGVITGILTMLMGIGGGFVLVPAMLYILGMSANVVVGTSLFQILFTTIATTLMHSVTTHAVDIVLAAALLIGSVTGAQFGARLALKIPADRLRLVLAALVLLVALRMALGLTYRPEAIYTVAPL from the coding sequence ATGGACGTTTACCTGCCCATTGCCAACCTTGCGGTGAACCTGCTCGTGATTGTCGGGCTGGGGGTGCTGACGGGGCTGCTTTCGGGCATGTTCGGCGTTGGCGGCGGCTTCCTGACAACACCGCTGCTGATCTTCTATGGCGTGCCGCCCACGGTTGCCGCAGCCTCTGCCGCCAGCCAGGTTACCGGCGCCAGCGTTTCCGGCGTGATCGCCCATTCGCGGCGCGGCGGGGTCGATTACCACATGGGTGCGGTGATGGTGGTCGGCGGCATCATTGGCACCGGGCTGGGCGCGCTGCTGTTCAACCTGTTTTCCTCGCTCGGCCAGATCGATACCCTGATCAACATCCTCTATGTCGTCCTGCTCGGCGGGATCGGCACGGTCATGGCGCGCGATGCCTGGGCGGCGCTGAAGGCGCAGCGCACCGGCATTCCTCGCCCCGCCAAGAAGCGGCGGCACCACCCGCTCGTAGCCAACCTGCCGCTGCGCTGGCGGTTCTATCGCTCGGGGCTCTACATCTCGCCACTGGCGCCGCTGGCGCTGGGCGTGATCACCGGCATCCTGACCATGCTGATGGGTATCGGTGGCGGCTTCGTGCTGGTCCCGGCCATGCTCTACATCCTGGGGATGAGTGCCAACGTGGTGGTCGGCACCTCGCTGTTCCAGATCCTGTTCACCACCATCGCCACCACCCTGATGCATTCGGTGACAACGCACGCGGTCGATATCGTCCTTGCCGCCGCGCTGCTGATCGGATCGGTGACGGGCGCCCAGTTCGGCGCGCGGTTGGCGCTGAAGATTCCGGCGGACCGGCTGCGGCTGGTGCTGGCTGCGCTGGTGCTGCTGGTCGCCTTGCGGATGGCGCTGGGGCTGACGTACCGGCCGGAGGCGATCTACACGGTGGCGCCGTTATGA
- a CDS encoding glycosyl transferase family protein has translation MPDLTTIVGMAPDLAGLFGLLRSIEHELMLFAAFWFLLGILDETAVDGVWLWQRLFRRKRTHRLAADVDKRPLQGMAAVFIPAWQESAVIGTTIRHMLEAWPHGQLRLYVGCYRNDMPTLLAAMAATGTDPRVRLVVQDHDGPTTKADCLNRLYRALCDDEARSGIAFRSVVLHDAEDMVHPAALTLLDTALTDSDFVQIPVRPEPQPRSRWIAGHYIDEFAEAHGKAMVVRDALGAGLPSAGVGCALRREVLAQLHALRGTGFGGPFEEDCLTEDYELGLLIARNGGHTRFLRLRDAAGQLVATRSYFPARLGEAVRQKTRWVHGIAFQGWERLGWWGRPVDLWMALRDRRGPLAALLLFIAYVLLLLTPTLALAEMAGLAGPRAASPLLEGMVWICIAGMGWRAVMRFAFTAREYGLAEGCLAVLRIPVANIIAIMASRRALMAYLRSLRGSVPVWEKTAHHAHPALVAEARA, from the coding sequence GTGCCTGATTTGACGACCATTGTCGGGATGGCACCGGACCTTGCCGGCCTGTTCGGGCTGCTCCGGTCGATCGAACACGAACTCATGCTGTTCGCCGCCTTCTGGTTCCTGCTCGGCATCCTCGATGAAACCGCGGTCGATGGCGTCTGGCTGTGGCAGCGCCTGTTCCGGCGCAAGCGCACCCATCGCCTGGCCGCCGATGTCGACAAGCGCCCCCTGCAGGGCATGGCTGCGGTGTTCATCCCCGCATGGCAGGAATCCGCCGTGATCGGCACGACGATCCGCCACATGCTCGAGGCATGGCCGCACGGACAGCTGCGGCTTTATGTCGGCTGTTATCGTAACGACATGCCGACCCTGCTCGCCGCCATGGCTGCCACCGGCACGGACCCGCGCGTTCGGCTGGTGGTGCAGGACCATGATGGCCCGACGACCAAGGCCGATTGCCTCAACCGGCTGTACCGGGCGCTCTGCGATGACGAGGCGCGAAGCGGCATCGCCTTCCGCTCGGTCGTTTTGCACGATGCGGAAGACATGGTGCACCCGGCCGCGCTCACCCTGCTCGATACGGCGCTGACCGATTCGGACTTCGTGCAGATCCCCGTCCGGCCCGAGCCGCAGCCCCGATCGCGCTGGATCGCCGGGCACTACATCGATGAATTCGCGGAAGCACACGGCAAGGCCATGGTGGTGCGCGACGCACTCGGGGCTGGCCTGCCCTCGGCAGGCGTCGGCTGTGCCTTGCGGCGCGAGGTGCTGGCGCAGCTTCACGCACTGCGCGGAACCGGATTTGGCGGCCCGTTCGAGGAAGACTGCCTTACCGAGGATTACGAACTGGGCCTGCTGATCGCGCGCAATGGCGGGCATACCCGCTTCCTGCGCCTGCGCGATGCGGCGGGCCAGCTGGTGGCGACGCGCAGCTATTTCCCGGCCCGGCTGGGCGAGGCGGTGCGGCAGAAGACCCGCTGGGTCCACGGCATCGCCTTCCAGGGCTGGGAACGGCTTGGCTGGTGGGGCCGGCCGGTGGACCTGTGGATGGCCCTGCGTGACCGGCGCGGGCCGCTGGCCGCGCTGCTGCTGTTCATCGCCTATGTGCTGCTGCTGCTCACGCCGACGCTGGCGCTGGCCGAGATGGCGGGCCTTGCCGGTCCGCGCGCGGCCTCGCCCCTGCTGGAAGGCATGGTGTGGATATGCATCGCCGGCATGGGCTGGCGCGCCGTCATGCGTTTTGCCTTCACGGCGCGGGAATATGGCCTGGCCGAAGGCTGCCTTGCCGTGCTGCGCATCCCGGTGGCCAACATCATCGCCATCATGGCCTCGCGCCGGGCGCTCATGGCCTACCTGCGCAGCCTGCGGGGCAGCGTGCCCGTATGGGAGAAGACCGCCCATCACGCGCACCCCGCCCTGGTTGCCGAGGCGCGGGCATGA
- the nhaA gene encoding Na+/H+ antiporter NhaA translates to MARTRHLAGRIARALSRLAHGDAGAGLILLACAALALILANSPAAPAWYHVLHGELPVIGHDIHHWINDGLMAIFFFVVGLEIKREVLDGELASPARRRLPVIAAIAGMAMPALVYLFVARGAPGMASGWAIPAATDIAFAVGVLALAGKGLPSSLRLFLLTVAIVDDLGAVAIIALFYTAGIDLAWGGAALAVLGAMALCNRMGVRKGAVYVPLAVIAWYCTLHSGVHATIAGVLAAMTIPMKLNGVGDSLLLRMEHALAPWSAYLIVPLFGLANAGVALGGGAQALGTLPLAVALGLFIGKQAGILGAVLLAEKTGIAARPAGATTLQLWGVAALCGIGFTMSLFIGALAFPASPALVDEAKVGVLAGSALSGALGFVLLRLAARSPAQGAGGEQA, encoded by the coding sequence ATGGCACGAACCAGACACCTTGCCGGCCGCATTGCCCGCGCGCTTTCACGATTGGCGCATGGCGATGCAGGGGCGGGACTGATCCTGCTGGCCTGCGCGGCGCTGGCACTGATCCTTGCCAATTCACCCGCCGCGCCGGCGTGGTACCATGTGCTGCATGGCGAACTGCCGGTGATCGGGCATGATATCCATCACTGGATCAACGATGGCCTGATGGCGATCTTCTTCTTCGTCGTCGGGCTCGAGATCAAGCGCGAGGTGCTGGATGGCGAATTGGCCAGCCCTGCCCGGCGGCGCCTGCCGGTGATTGCCGCAATTGCGGGCATGGCCATGCCGGCGCTGGTCTACCTGTTCGTGGCCCGGGGGGCACCCGGCATGGCTTCGGGCTGGGCGATCCCGGCGGCAACCGACATCGCCTTTGCCGTGGGCGTGCTGGCCCTGGCCGGAAAGGGCCTGCCATCCAGCCTCAGGCTGTTCCTGCTGACCGTGGCCATTGTCGATGACCTGGGCGCCGTTGCGATCATCGCGCTGTTCTACACCGCGGGGATCGACCTTGCCTGGGGCGGCGCGGCGCTGGCGGTTCTGGGGGCAATGGCGCTGTGCAATCGCATGGGCGTGCGAAAAGGCGCGGTCTATGTGCCGCTCGCCGTGATTGCATGGTACTGCACGCTGCATTCGGGCGTCCATGCGACGATCGCCGGGGTCCTGGCCGCCATGACCATTCCGATGAAGCTGAACGGCGTTGGCGACAGCCTGCTGCTGCGCATGGAACACGCGCTGGCGCCGTGGAGCGCCTACCTGATCGTGCCGCTGTTCGGCCTTGCCAATGCCGGGGTGGCGCTGGGCGGCGGGGCGCAGGCGCTCGGCACGCTGCCGCTGGCCGTGGCGCTCGGCCTGTTCATCGGCAAGCAGGCCGGCATCCTGGGCGCGGTATTGCTGGCGGAGAAGACCGGCATCGCCGCCCGGCCCGCTGGCGCGACGACGCTTCAGCTCTGGGGTGTGGCCGCGCTGTGCGGCATCGGCTTTACCATGAGCCTGTTCATCGGCGCCCTCGCCTTTCCCGCCTCGCCCGCGCTGGTGGACGAGGCGAAGGTCGGCGTGCTCGCCGGTTCGGCGCTATCGGGCGCCCTGGGCTTCGTGCTGCTGCGCCTTGCTGCGCGTAGCCCCGCTCAGGGCGCGGGCGGCGAACAGGCGTAG
- a CDS encoding VOC family protein: MTKYLHTMIRVSDPEATIAFFELIGLKETRRIDNEGGRFTLIFLSAPGQEGIAEVELTHNWGETGYTGGRNMGHLAFRVDDIYATCAALMAAGHTIHRPPRDGHMAFVKTPDGISVELLQDGHLPPQEPWASMENTGSW, translated from the coding sequence ATGACGAAGTACCTTCACACCATGATCCGCGTCTCCGATCCGGAGGCGACCATCGCTTTCTTCGAACTGATCGGCCTGAAGGAAACACGCCGCATCGATAACGAAGGCGGGCGCTTTACCCTGATCTTCCTTTCCGCACCGGGGCAGGAAGGCATTGCCGAGGTGGAGCTGACCCACAACTGGGGCGAGACGGGTTATACCGGCGGCCGCAACATGGGCCACCTGGCCTTCCGGGTGGACGATATCTACGCAACCTGCGCCGCCCTGATGGCGGCGGGCCACACCATTCACCGCCCGCCGCGCGATGGCCACATGGCCTTCGTCAAGACGCCGGACGGCATCTCGGTCGAACTGCTGCAAGACGGCCACCTGCCGCCGCAGGAACCCTGGGCAAGCATGGAAAACACCGGGTCCTGGTGA
- a CDS encoding TorF family putative porin — translation MLTSIRGVLAATALSGALLAATPALADEADPPKEFTVTGNVAFVTDYRFRGISLSGGDMAVQGAINLNHSSGFYVGAWGSNLEQDAFDIYGNMELDVYGGWTGEVASGVTADVGLLYYVYPSGSVGDGNVFEPYASLSTTFGPATAKVGMAYAWKQDSLGGDDNLYVYTDLGVGIPNTPVTLNGHLGYTSGALSPKLLSDLAVGDPTPDTDGGFDYSVGVTANVTKNLSLGVSYVGVEGRSVNSYSNDAVVGTVKLSF, via the coding sequence ATGCTTACGTCCATCCGCGGTGTTCTCGCCGCAACGGCCCTTTCGGGCGCTCTCCTTGCTGCGACCCCGGCTCTTGCCGACGAAGCGGATCCGCCCAAGGAATTCACCGTCACCGGCAATGTTGCCTTCGTGACCGACTATCGCTTCCGCGGCATCTCGCTCTCGGGCGGGGACATGGCCGTGCAGGGCGCGATCAACCTCAACCACTCGAGCGGCTTCTACGTCGGCGCCTGGGGTTCGAACCTCGAACAGGACGCCTTCGACATCTATGGCAACATGGAGCTTGACGTCTACGGCGGCTGGACCGGCGAAGTCGCCTCGGGCGTGACGGCCGACGTCGGTCTGCTCTACTACGTCTACCCCTCGGGCAGCGTGGGTGACGGCAACGTGTTCGAGCCCTATGCCTCGCTTTCCACCACCTTCGGCCCGGCAACGGCCAAGGTCGGCATGGCCTATGCCTGGAAGCAGGATTCGCTCGGCGGTGACGACAACCTCTATGTCTACACCGACCTGGGCGTTGGCATCCCCAACACGCCGGTGACGCTGAACGGCCACCTTGGCTACACCAGCGGCGCGCTTTCGCCCAAGCTGCTTTCGGACCTGGCGGTTGGTGATCCGACGCCCGACACCGATGGTGGCTTTGACTACTCGGTCGGCGTGACCGCGAATGTCACCAAGAACCTCTCGCTCGGCGTGTCCTACGTCGGCGTGGAAGGTCGCTCGGTGAACAGCTACTCCAACGATGCCGTCGTCGGCACGGTGAAGCTGAGCTTCTGA
- a CDS encoding metallophosphoesterase family protein, translating to MFKALRSLFASRPEPVKAAIPAGQRVYAVGDIHGRLDLMVTLAEAIEADDRKRGPADTTVILLGDLVDRGPDSAGVITAARMWAEQRRVRFIAGNHEEMFLDSFDSIETLRHFIKYGGKETLLSYPIDPQAYTAAEIEELQALMRQAVPKEDLDFLNGFEDTIRIGDYVFVHAGIHPDLPLEEQRTSQLRWIREPFLSHPGDHGFVVVHGHTITDEAQVLANRIGIDTGAYQSGRLTALGLEGSNRWLIETHGEGTEIAARVRPAE from the coding sequence ATGTTCAAAGCCCTCCGCTCCCTCTTCGCCTCCCGCCCCGAACCGGTGAAGGCTGCCATTCCGGCAGGCCAGCGCGTCTATGCCGTGGGCGATATCCACGGCCGGCTGGACCTGATGGTCACGCTGGCCGAAGCGATCGAGGCCGATGACCGCAAGCGCGGCCCGGCCGATACCACGGTGATCCTGCTGGGCGACCTTGTCGACCGCGGGCCCGACAGCGCCGGGGTCATCACCGCCGCCCGGATGTGGGCCGAGCAGCGCCGCGTGCGGTTCATCGCCGGCAATCACGAGGAAATGTTCCTCGATTCCTTCGACAGCATCGAAACGCTGCGCCACTTCATCAAGTACGGCGGCAAGGAAACGCTGCTGTCCTACCCCATCGATCCGCAGGCCTATACCGCTGCCGAGATCGAAGAGTTGCAGGCGCTGATGCGCCAGGCCGTGCCAAAGGAAGACCTGGATTTCCTCAACGGCTTCGAGGACACGATCCGCATCGGCGACTATGTCTTCGTCCATGCCGGCATCCATCCCGACCTGCCGCTGGAGGAACAGCGCACCAGCCAGCTGCGCTGGATCCGCGAGCCGTTCCTCTCGCATCCGGGCGACCATGGCTTTGTCGTCGTCCACGGCCATACCATCACCGATGAAGCCCAGGTCCTTGCCAACCGCATCGGCATCGATACCGGCGCCTACCAGTCCGGCCGCTTGACCGCGCTCGGGCTTGAGGGCAGCAACCGCTGGCTGATCGAAACCCACGGCGAAGGCACCGAGATTGCCGCCCGGGTCCGTCCAGCCGAATAG